The Myxococcales bacterium genome includes a window with the following:
- a CDS encoding serine/threonine protein kinase — translation MFEAGTILAGKYQIVEKIGMGGMGAVYRAREIDFDVDRSVAIKVLPPHLVSDEKLVKRFHEEIKILARMDHPNIVPVYFVGQEQDYLFYVMKYLRGETLKARIRRTDSLPPDLVADIMIQIGRAVDYIHKNGAIHRDIKSVNIMLDEQDNATLMDFGIAKIAGGANLTADGEVLGTAPYMAPEQWEGRNDRRSDIYALGILMYEMLTGSPPFAGQSLSEIMAAHLRQMPLPLRTIRPNIPEELAAVVHRCLAKAPEDRFATAADLVAALTFVDRTMQHAAAPASVPAIGLEQTVLMTDGPEGKSFHDPLARADRLVAAGEPRKAYEVLLDLTPPDSTHAGFIEKLEELRDLAEKDEAVRVQADELIGAAQPDEARVLLEKHLAEYPASKNRDLLLQVAAGKSNGAALAPTVALTPKEARRIKKSTALPAKKNKWVAPIILGGAVVFALLLVGLTFLANETTSSVLTRLGDRLFESSWYVRPPLLNASTCLRLAYFYDDSNLTAKNKRHEMAIHLVRVADGFARQENNELALRYYGWAIQIENNPAWVKTYNKIYESQRNKN, via the coding sequence ATGTTTGAAGCGGGCACCATTCTGGCGGGCAAGTACCAGATCGTCGAAAAGATCGGGATGGGCGGCATGGGCGCCGTCTACCGGGCGCGCGAGATCGATTTCGATGTCGACCGTAGCGTGGCGATCAAAGTGTTGCCGCCGCACCTGGTGTCCGACGAAAAACTGGTCAAGCGCTTCCACGAGGAAATCAAGATCCTCGCCCGCATGGACCATCCGAACATCGTCCCCGTCTATTTCGTCGGCCAGGAACAGGATTACCTGTTTTACGTCATGAAGTACCTGCGCGGTGAAACCCTCAAGGCGCGCATCCGCCGGACCGACAGCCTGCCGCCCGATCTGGTCGCCGACATCATGATCCAGATCGGCCGGGCGGTCGATTACATCCACAAAAACGGGGCGATTCATCGCGACATCAAGTCGGTCAACATCATGCTCGACGAGCAGGACAACGCGACCCTGATGGACTTCGGCATCGCCAAAATTGCCGGCGGCGCGAACCTGACGGCCGACGGCGAGGTGCTCGGCACCGCCCCCTACATGGCGCCCGAACAGTGGGAAGGCCGCAACGACCGGCGGTCGGACATCTACGCCCTGGGCATTCTGATGTACGAAATGCTCACCGGCTCGCCGCCGTTCGCCGGCCAGAGCCTGTCGGAAATCATGGCCGCCCATCTGCGCCAGATGCCGCTCCCCTTGCGCACGATTCGCCCCAACATCCCCGAGGAACTGGCCGCGGTCGTGCACCGTTGCCTTGCCAAGGCGCCGGAAGACCGCTTCGCCACGGCGGCCGATCTGGTGGCGGCGCTCACGTTCGTGGATCGGACCATGCAACACGCGGCCGCCCCGGCGTCCGTCCCCGCCATCGGGTTGGAACAAACCGTGCTGATGACCGACGGGCCGGAGGGCAAATCGTTTCACGATCCGCTGGCCCGCGCCGACCGCCTGGTGGCGGCGGGCGAGCCGCGCAAGGCCTACGAGGTGCTGCTCGACCTCACGCCGCCCGATTCGACCCACGCCGGGTTCATCGAAAAACTCGAGGAATTGCGCGACTTGGCCGAGAAGGACGAGGCCGTCCGCGTGCAGGCCGACGAATTGATCGGCGCCGCCCAACCCGACGAGGCACGGGTCTTGCTGGAAAAACACCTGGCTGAGTACCCGGCGAGTAAAAACCGCGATCTGCTGCTGCAGGTCGCCGCCGGAAAAAGCAACGGCGCGGCGCTCGCGCCGACCGTGGCGCTGACCCCGAAAGAGGCGCGCCGGATCAAAAAAAGCACCGCATTGCCGGCGAAAAAAAACAAATGGGTCGCGCCGATCATCCTGGGCGGCGCGGTCGTTTTCGCGCTGTTGCTGGTCGGCCTGACGTTTCTCGCCAACGAAACGACCAGCAGCGTTTTGACCCGCCTGGGCGATCGGCTGTTCGAGAGCAGTTGGTACGTCCGGCCGCCGCTGTTGAACGCGAGCACGTGCCTGCGACTGGCCTATTTCTACGACGATTCCAATCTGACCGCGAAAAACAAACGGCACGAAATGGCCATTCACCTGGTTCGGGTGGCGGACGGTTTCGCGCGCCAGGAAAACAACGAATTGGCGTTGAGATACTACGGTTGGGCGATCCAAATCGAAAACAATCCGGCTTGGGTCAAAACGTACAACAAGATTTACGAGTCGCAACGGAATAAAAACTGA